The proteins below are encoded in one region of Cucurbita pepo subsp. pepo cultivar mu-cu-16 chromosome LG10, ASM280686v2, whole genome shotgun sequence:
- the LOC111803808 gene encoding BTB/POZ domain-containing protein At1g30440-like, with protein sequence MACVKLGSKTDAFQRQGQAWFCTSGLPSDVIVEVGEMSFHLHKFPLLSRSGVMERMIAEAPEEQEEGGVITIPDIPGGAKTFELVAKFCYGVKLELTASNVVYLRYAAERLEMTEEYGEGNLIYQTEAFLNQVVLKSWKDSLMALQTCDDVLFHTDELQITRRCIESLAIKACTDPSLFGWPIIEHGGPMQSPGGSVLWNGISTGARPKNSSLDWWYEDAATLSLPLYTRLISVMESRGIKQEIIAGSVTSYAKRYIPGLNRRQGPSEASSRLAPVALGTPPSEEEQKLLLEEIDRMLPMQKSLVPTKFLFGLLRTSMILRVNPSCISNLEKRVGMQLDQATLEDLLMPNFSYSMETLYNVDCIQRILEHFLAVDQFNEGGASPCSIDDEQLIGSPSLPPITMVAKLIDGYLAEVAPDVNLKLPKFQALAAAVPDYARPLDDGLYRAIDIYLKSHPWLGESDREQLCRLMDCQKLSLEACTHAAQNERLPLRIIVQVLFFEQLQLRTSIAGCFLVSDNLDGSRQLRSGVVGSNEGGWGTSAVRENQVLKVGMDNMRMRVSELEKECSNMKQEIEKLGRTKGSSAWGSVSKKFGFKLKSQMCSAQEGSVSKQQYSGNRKGEKVKNSVGKQNRSIDAISNE encoded by the exons ATGGCTTGCGTGAAGCTAGGATCCAAAACTGATGCTTTCCAGAGGCAAGGACAAGCCTG GTTCTGCACTAGTGGATTGCCTAGTGATGTTATTGTTGAAGTTGGAGAGATGTCATTCCATCTACACAAG TTCCCTCTGCTATCCAGAAGTGGGGTTATGGAAAGAATGATTGCTGAAGCACCTGAAGAACAGGAGGAAGGAGGTGTAATAACTATTCCCGACATTCCGGGGGGTGCTAAAACATTTGAACTGGTCGCCAAGTTTTGCTACGGAGTGAAACTTGAACTTACAGCCTCAAATGTTGTCTACCTCCGATATGCCGCTGAGCGTCTAGAAATGACTGAGGAGTATGGGGAGGGTAATCTCATTTATCAGACTGAGGCCTTCCTGAATCAAGTTGTCCTCAAAAGCTGGAAGGACTCTCTGATGGCACTACAGACCTGTGATGATGTTCTCTTCCATACAGATGAGCTCCAGATTACTAGAAGGTGTATCGAGTCACTAGCTATTAAGGCGTGCACTGACCCAAGTTTATTCGGGTGGCCAATTATAGAGCACGGAGGACCCATGCAAAGTCCTGGTGGCAGTGTTTTGTGGAATGGCATAAGTACCGGAGCGAGGCCGAAAAATTCAAGTCTAGATTGGTGGTATGAGGATGCAGCGACCTTGAGCTTGCCTCTCTACACAAGGTTAATTTCTGTCATGGAATCACGTGGTATCAAACAGGAAATTATTGCAGGGTCTGTCACTTCCTATGCTAAAAGGTACATTCCTGGTCTAAATCGACGTCAAGGTCCTAGTGAAGCTAGTAGTCGGCTGGCACCGGTGGCTTTGGGGACGCCACCCTCAGAGGAGGAACAAAAACTTTTACTAGAAGAAATTGATAGGATGCTTCCAATGCAGAAGAGCCTAGTTCCaactaagtttctttttggtttattGCGTACATCCATGATTCTTCGAGTTAATCCCTCGTGTATCTCGAATTTAGAGAAAAGGGTCGGGATGCAGCTCGATCAAGCCACTTTAGAAGATCTTTTGATGCCCAATTTCTCCTACTCCATGGAGACTCTTTACAATGTTGATTGTATACAAAGGATTCTTGAGCACTTCCTGGCAGTGGATCAATTCAATGAGGGAGGTGCCTCTCCATGTTCTATTGATGATGAACAACTGATAGGGTCACCCTCTTTGCCACCAATTACCATGGTCGCTAAACTGATAGATGGATACCTTGCAGAAGTAGCTCCCGATGTTAATTTGAAGCTTCCTAAGTTTCAAGCTCTTGCTGCTGCAGTTCCTGATTACGCTAGACCTTTGGACGATGGCCTTTATCGTGCTATAGATATATATCTGAAG TCACACCCATGGCTGGGAGAATCCGACCGAGAACAGCTATGTCGGTTGATGGACTGCCAGAAGCTTTCTTTAGAAGCTTGTACCCATGCTGCACAGAACGAGAGACTGCCCCTTAGAATCATTGTTCAAGTACTCTTTTTTGAGCAGCTTCAGCTCAGGACCTCAATTGCTGGCTGTTTTTTGGTTTCAGACAATCTTGATGGATCCAGACAGTTGAGAAGTGGGGTTGTTGGATCCAATGAAGGAGGTTGGGGAACATCTGCTGTTAGGGAGAATCAGGTTTTGAAGGTGGGGATGGATAACATGAGGATGAGAGTGTCTGAGCTCGAGAAGGAATGCTCAAACATGAAGCAAGAGATCGAGAAGTTGGGACGAACGAAGGGTTCGAGTGCGTGGGGAAGCGTGTCGAAGAAGTTTGGGTTCAAG
- the LOC111803806 gene encoding FACT complex subunit SPT16-like: MADRRNGSSQPPNGKASGAGNMYSIDLVNFSTRLKAIYAHWDEHKSDMWSSSDVLAIGTPPASEDLRYLKSSALHIWLLGYEFPETIIVFTKKQIHFLCSQKKASLLDVVKKSASDAVGADVVMHVKAKNDDGSSLMDAIFRAIRAQSKADGMENPVVGYIAREAPEGNLLETWSGKLKSANFELGDITNGLSDLFACKDDNEIMNIKKAAFLTVNVMKKVVVPKLENVIDEEKKITHSSLMDETEKAILEPSKAGVKLKTENVDICYPPIFQSGGEFDLRPSAASNDELLHYDPASVIICAVGSRYKSYCSNVARTFLIDANPLQSKAYEVLLKAQEVAISMLRPENRVNAAYVAALSVVEKEAPELVPNLTKSAGTGIGLEFRESGLNLNAKNDRIVKAGMVFNVTLGFQNLKPTDKLQSSAGKTKNQNFSLLIADTVIVGKEKTEVLTAQSSKSVKDIAYSFNEDEEEEDKSKVKTETKGKEAVVSKTTLRSDNHEISKEELRRQHQAELARQKNEETARRLAGVGNGAGDNRSSMRTAADLVAYKSVNDLPSQRDLMIHIDQKNETVLLPIYGSMVPFHVATIRTVSSQQDTNRTCYIRIIFNVPGTPFSPHDANSLKFQGSIYLKEVSFRSKDPRHISEVVQLIKTLRRQVVARESERAERATLVTQEKLQLAGNRFKPIRLPELWIRPPFGGRGRKLPGTLEAHLNGFRYATTRSEERVDIMFGNVKHAFFQPAENEMITLLHFHLHNHIMVGNKKTKDVQFYVEVMDVVQTIGGGKRSAYDPDEIEEEQRERDRKNKINMDFQSFVNRVNDLWGQPQFNGLDLEFDQPLRELGFHGVPYKSSAFIVPTSTCLVELIETPFLVVTLGEIEIVNLERVGFGQKNFDMTIVFKDFKRDVLRIDSIPSTSLDGIKEWLDTTDIKYYESKLNLNWRQILKTITDDPQSFIDDGGWEFLNLEATDSESDNSGESDKGYEPSDVEPESDSEDDDSDSASLVESEDEEEEDSDGDSEEEQGKTWEELEREASNADREKGDESDSEEERKRRKMKTFGKFRAGPSGNVPKRPKIR, translated from the coding sequence ATGGCTGATCGTAGAAATGGTAGTAGCCAACCTCCCAATGGGAAGGCCAGTGGAGCTGGGAATATGTATTCTATTGATCTGGTGAACTTCAGCACAAGACTGAAAGCTATATATGCTCATTGGGATGAGCACAAATCTGACATGTGGAGCTCTTCAGATGTACTAGCTATCGGAACACCTCCAGCATCAGAGGATCTGCGGTACCTTAAGTCTTCAGCGCTCCATATCTGGTTGTTAGGTTATGAGTTCCCAGAGACTATAATAGTGTTCACCAAGAAACAAATTCATTTTCTGTGTAGCCAAAAGAAGGCCTCTCTACTTGATGTTGTAAAAAAATCTGCCTCGGATGCCGTTGGTGCAGATGTTGTTATGCATGTGAAGGCAAAGAATGATGATGGTTCTTCCTTAATGGATGCTATATTTCGTGCTATTCGAGCTCAGTCAAAGGCAGATGGCATGGAGAACCCAGTAGTTGGATACATTGCTAGAGAAGCTCCTGAAGGGAACCTTCTAGAGACGTGGTCTGGGAAGCTGAAGAGTGCTAACTTTGAATTAGGTGACATAACAAATGGGTTATCTGACTTATTTGCTTGCAAAGATGATAATGAAATTATGAACATCAAGAAAGCCGCATTTTTAACTGTTAATGTGATGAAAAAAGTTGTGGTCCCAAAGTTGGAAAATGTGATTGAcgaggagaagaaaatcacCCATTCATCATTGATGGATGAGACAGAGAAAGCCATTCTGGAACCCTCAAAAGCTGGCGTGAAGTTAAAGACTGAAAATGTTGACATATGTTACCCTCCAATATTTCAGAGTGGAGGAGAGTTTGATCTCAGGCCCAGTGCTGCCAGCAATGATGAGTTACTTCACTATGATCCTGCAAGTGTGATAATATGTGCAGTGGGGTCCCGATACAAGAGCTATTGCTCTAATGTTGCCAGAACTTTCTTGATTGATGCGAATCCACTGCAAAGCAAGGCTTATGAGGTCCTTCTCAAAGCCCAAGAAGTGGCCATCAGTATGTTGAGGCCTGAAAATAGGGTGAATGCTGCATATGTAGCAGCTCTTTCTGTTGTCGAGAAAGAAGCTCCTGAATTGGTTCCCAATCTTACTAAATCAGCTGGGACAGGCATTGGACTTGAGTTTCGTGAGTCTGGGTTGAATCTTAATGCCAAAAACGACCGCATAGTAAAGGCTGGCATGGTGTTTAATGTTACACTTGGTTTCCAGAACTTGAAGCCAACAGATAAATTGCAGAGTTCTGCAGGTAAAACGAAGAACCAAAACTTCTCATTATTGATTGCTGATACAGTTATCGTAGGCAAAGAGAAAACGGAAGTTTTGACTGCTCAAAGCTCGAAAAGTGTCAAAGACATAGCATATTCATTTAATGAGgatgaggaggaagaagataagTCCAAGGTAAAAACTGAAACTAAAGGAAAAGAGGCAGTAGTTTCAAAGACGACTCTAAGGTCAGATAATCATGAGATCTCAAAGGAGGAGCTTCGCAGGCAGCATCAGGCTGAACTTGCCCGTCAGAAGAATGAAGAAACAGCAAGGAGACTAGCTGGTGTTGGAAATGGAGCTGGAGATAATCGTTCTTCTATGAGAACTGCAGCAGACTTGGTTGCTTATAAGAGCGTGAATGATTTGCCATCTCAGAGAGATCTGATGATTCATATTGATCAGAAGAATGAAACTGTACTATTGCCTATTTATGGTAGCATGGTTCCATTCCATGTTGCTACTATAAGGACCGTCTCTAGTCAGCAGGATACCAACCGCACTTGTTATATTAGAATAATTTTCAATGTTCCCGGGACTCCTTTCAGTCCTCACGATGCAAATTCATTGAAATTCCAGGGATCTATCTACTTGAAGGAGGTTTCATTCCGCTCCAAAGACCCAAGACACATCAGTGAAGTAGTACAGCTAATTAAAACATTGCGGAGACAGGTTGTTGCTAGGGAGTCTGAGAGAGCAGAAAGGGCAACATTGGTTACACAGGAGAAGCTCCAGTTAGCTGGTAATCGTTTCAAGCCAATTAGGTTGCCGGAGCTTTGGATTCGCCCTCCTTTTGGTGGACGTGGGAGGAAGTTACCCGGGACTCTAGAAGCACATTTGAATGGATTTCGTTATGCTACCACTAGGTCAGAGGAACGGGTAGACATTATGTTTGGCAATGTCAAGCATGCATTTTTTCAGCCAGCAGAGAATGAAATGATCACTCTGCTTCATTTTCATCTACACAACCATATAATGGTGGGGAATAAGAAAACCAAAGATGTACAGTTCTACGTTGAGGTGATGGATGTTGTCCAGACCATAGGAGGTGGAAAGAGATCAGCCTACGACCCAGATGAGATCGAGGAAGAGCAAAGGGAGAGGGACaggaagaataaaataaacatggACTTTCAGAGTTTTGTAAACCGTGTCAATGATCTTTGGGGCCAGCCCCAATTCAATGGTCTTGACCTTGAGTTTGATCAGCCTCTGAGGGAGCTTGGATTTCATGGAGTTCCTTATAAATCTTCTGCATTTATTGTCCCGACCTCAACCTGCCTGGTTGAACTTATAGAAACTCCTTTTCTTGTTGTCACTCTCGGTGAAATTGAAATAGTAAATCTAGAGAGAGTTGGCTTTGGTCAGAAGAATTTTGACATGACAATTGTGTTTAAAGACTTCAAGCGAGATGTTCTTCGCATTGATTCTATCCCTTCCACGTCACTGGATGGTATCAAGGAATGGCTTGACACAACAgacattaaatattatgaaagTAAGCTGAATTTGAACTGGCGACAAATTCTTAAGACGATAACTGATGATCCACAGAGCTTCATTGATGATGGCGGATGGGAATTCTTGAATTTAGAAGCTACTGACTCTGAATCTGACAACTCTGGGGAGTCAGACAAGGGGTATGAGCCATCAGATGTTGAGCCTGAATCTGACTCGGAAGATGATGATTCTGATAGTGCATCATTAGTGGAGTCGGaggatgaggaagaagaagattccGACGGTGATTCGGAGGAGGAGCAAGGGAAGACATGGGAGGAGTTGGAGAGGGAAGCAAGCAATGCAGACAGGGAAAAGGGAGATGAATCGGACagtgaagaagagagaaagcgaagaaagatgaaaacttTTGGGAAGTTTCGAGCTGGACCTAGTGGTAATGTCCCCAAGCGGCCGAAGATCAGGTGA